A DNA window from Microcystis aeruginosa NIES-843 contains the following coding sequences:
- a CDS encoding ARC6/PARC6 family protein → MYGSSYQTYLGEELLTGKAYNDKIKRSDGQESSSEWLANNGAYYIYGVQRIDSVNNFTASGDQATVDVVVTEERTLYNSQGKIDQKNSGLSTLLVRYNLENDEGTWKIANSRTLKNLVRR, encoded by the coding sequence ATTTATGGTTCCTCCTATCAAACCTATTTAGGAGAAGAATTACTTACAGGTAAAGCTTATAATGACAAAATAAAGCGCTCTGATGGTCAAGAAAGTTCTTCCGAATGGTTAGCTAATAATGGTGCTTATTATATCTATGGAGTTCAGAGAATAGATTCAGTTAATAATTTTACAGCCTCTGGCGATCAAGCTACAGTGGATGTGGTGGTTACTGAAGAAAGAACCCTCTATAACAGTCAGGGTAAAATTGATCAAAAGAATAGTGGTTTAAGTACCTTATTGGTTCGCTATAATCTTGAAAATGACGAGGGAACATGGAAAATAGCCAACTCTAGAACTCTTAAAAATTTAGTTCGTAGATAA